The segment TAGATCGTCTCCCACCCATGCTCATGCAGGCGACCTCTTCGCACTCAGTtggtcacacacacaaacacacatggagGTAAGAAAGGGTTTGCTGGGGACTAGAGTGATGGCTCCGTccgtggtcaagagcactggctgctcttccacagaatgtaggctcaattcccagtacctGCATGGCAGCACATAGCTGTCTGTAActggttctaggggatctgacaccctaaCTCCAATGTACCTTAAATAAagggttttttcttctttaaagagaAAGGGCTTGTAGGGAGGAGAATAATAAGAGGGTAATTTATTACATACACATATTGATTTGTCAATGAATTAaagaatacaaaaagaaaaaaaacacagcaaaaaaaaaaatcaacggaGTGAAGATTCAGCCTATAgaggatgtgggggtggggaggatgctTTATACACTGATGGTGGTGATTTAAGCTGTACAAGTTTACATCAACGTTAAtgctactaaaaaaaaaattgaaaatagaactGACTTATGATCCAGCATACCTAGTCATTGTTCTTTAGAGGAACAACCTGATAGAATAGAGGATTTCTTAGCTTGGATTACATGATATGGTCTGAGTAATCCAACCATGGCTGCTTCACACCAGAAAGGTGGAGAATCCAGTAGCTGTTTGTGCAAAGACTGTCTCAGAAGTTCCAGTCTGGCAGTCTGGCGCTGAAGGCCTGGAGTATTCCTGGAGAGCCACTGAAAGTCTATGTAGGCAGCCTGAAGGAGCTGGGTTATGATACCAGCAGAGGAATGTAACTGCAGCAGCAGGAGCACCAACAGAGTAGATGGACTTGCACACAAGagtgaaggcaagcaggcaaaagtTTCCTTCTTACATAATCTTTTGTCTGGGCTTCATCAGAAGGTATTGCCCACGTTGCAGCTGTCTTCCCACTTTCACTCACCTGATCAAGAAAACTCACAGAAGTGACAGCAGCTTCTCTTCATTAGTTCTGGAtctggtcaagttgacaaccaagatctACCGTCATTCCCCACCTAAACCACTGTGGAACACATACTCTAAGGAAACATGGATATTTGAATGTCTATGTTTTTTGCTTTACctgttcacaatagccagaaaaatAGCACAGTCTAGATGTCCACAAATAGATAAACGGAGAAAAtgtgacaccacacacacacacaatggaattttatttggtcatgaagaaaatgaaaccagTGACAGTTTTGGAAAATGGGTGACAGCAGAGATTGATATGCTaaagaaataagccagactcaggcCAGAACTCACAAAGCAGAGGCAAGCACATCTTTGTGAATTGAAGGCCAGGcaggtctacatggtgagtttgaggacattcagggccacacagagagactctgtgtcaaaaacaaacaaaccaacctcaaataagccagactcagcaAGACAAACACCATACGGTTTCTCTTATATTCGGAATCCATATTtaaatcctctgtgtgtgtgtgtgtgtgtgtgtgtgtgtttcataagtaaataaatagaagagGATAAAAAGATCTTaatggaaggaagagggaggaagaaaagcagaatATCAGAATGCATGTAACCTAAAGacagaaggctgtgtgtgtgtgtgtgtgtgtgtgtgtgtgtgtgtgtgtgtgtgtgtgtgtagacaacgtgtggagtcagttctctttgcTACCATAGGTTCTAGGTAATTGATGCTTTCCCCTGAAGTCGGTGTTCCAGCCTGGATGACTTTCCAGAATGGCCCAAGGAGCTTATAATTCATGTCTTGGGAGGAATCGGGAACAAGCCCTTGCAAACTGTGCTTCATTAATTTTTGTGGTCAtaccagagcagagcagagtagggtagaacagaacagaatagaatAGCAGTGGAATGGAGTAGAATAGCGTGGGAACAGAACCCATCAGAatagaatagaacaaaacaaaacagaacaggacaggaccTGTCAGGACAGAAGAACAGTCTAATAGAAGCAAGCAGGGTAGAATTGTTAACACAGATTCATCATTAGGATTACCTAGGACAAAAGTGTTCTGACCTGGTCTTGTGGCACAcgactttaatctcagctctcaggaggctgagacaggccTGTGAGTTTAAGAGAAGTCTGGTCTATATGGTGAATACCAAGTCAGCtggagctatatagtgagactgtgtctcgAGAAAAAAATATGCAGACACAGAAAGTCGTTTATTTTCGCAATGGTTCTAAAAGAAAGAAGGTTTCTTCCAGAGTTCATATAAGTTAAATTTGCAGACTGTTCCCTCTTGCAGAAAATAGCTAGTCTCCACAGACAGACTCTTCTCTACAATGAAAACTAGGTCATTGGGGCCATGAGGaaactttcctctctctcttagtGAAAGGAGAAGATCGAAGTAGTTAGGTGATAAAGGAAGTGGGCAAAGTTTGAGGAGAGCCTGATGGGACTCCACCTGTGCAGTTCGTATCCAACCATGAGAAACAAAACTATGCACGGGGCTGGTTTTTCTCTCTCATAAGATCAACGGGCCCCAAAGAGTTCCTGTTCCTCTTTCACCTTCTTATGAACTCAGGATATAGGACTTTCCAGTAAAATCATCAAgcgttaaaaaaacaaaaaaacagcggTATAGAATGGATTTGGAAGACACACAGTGCTAACTACCACTGGAACGTGGTCTTGAACATCTTcaagtaaaagcaaatctttaaaaCCTCATCAGTTTCTAAATGACTGTAAAAACTACAGTAACTTGGGGCCACCCTGATGGAAATTCCTTGAAATTATCCTTTGTTTAGGGTTCCATGCTGAAGTGGCTATtccttgttgtcaacttgactacatctggaacgaactacaatccagaactggaaggctcacctttgatcctgatcttgaggctgggagatacgaGTTTCTGCCCTGggtcttggtatggagatcttgaggccaagtggctatgaatcccaggagctaaagtcaaggagatctctgagttcaaggtcacctgggacaaagcaagtctcagacccaggcgtggtggtacgcgcctttaatctgggacacaccttctgctggagacctacataaggacattggaagaaggaagagtctctctttcttgcctgcctgcctgcctccgtGGGACGGAGCCAccgctagatccttggacttccagcTGCTGCTGATTGCTGATGACTGGAAGTCCTCAACCAATTCTCCTACTACACAGAGATTAccctgtgactctagagaaccgtGACTAAGACACATGCAGACATTATAGTTATATGTGAGAAAGTTTTTAACAATAATTGAAAAGGACAATCAATTTAGCTTCAATGGgtcaagaaataaatataaaaaggagAGAGTTGTATTGTCATGCTTATTAAACTTAGAAGAACATGACTCTAAGCCTCTCCGATTTAATGTAGGAAGGAAAGGCTGGAAGTAAGGTAAAGTAAGGTGCTGTTTCCAAGAAGCTCCTTTAAGTGTCTCTAGACGCTTCTTTCACAGGTTTCCAACCTTCCTCCCTTGTCTTTATTAATGACAGTACACAGATGTTCAGAATAAAGTTAGACCTAAACTGGACTGTGCAGACAGGAATGAAATACACTCGGGACCATCAAACCATCAAGCTAACACTGACAcgcaccaaaaaacaaaacaaaaacaaacaaaaaaaccgcTCTTGTTTATATACAGAATCTCCAAAAGCAAAGTCAATCCAATTGGCCATTCATGTACACGTGCAAGGGAAGATTAGtttacatttacacacatatCCGTACGGAATGAAGTACgaagataaattttaaataaatgttatctgtgggaaaaaaaaaaaacccataaactGTGACCAGTACAAAGTTCAACTTGAGTGTTTTGTTCAATATTGGGTGCttgaaaaatattcatatataaactGCTACACACTATAAAAGGTGAGAGAAACAAGGAGCCAGTGTCCGGTGCAGGTTGATGCAGAGGAGAAGCCAGCCCCGGGAAGGTGTTCCCACAGCACCCGCACAACATAAATAGACCGCCAATCAGAAGTAATTGGCGCCCAGTTCACCCAAGGTCAAAGTTACTCGAAATTCAACAGAACTAAGGAATACTGAAGTGAATGTCACTCAAAATCGAATAGCACCAAGGAACTTTCCAGAGGGGATAAACGAAGGCAATTTTTGATAATGTGCTCCTACTATTAACATATGCTCGCTTGGCTTTTTTACCTTTAGACTTCAAGACACTGGTCTTGGCAGTGACATTAGTTCCTCCCCGTGATGCTGAGTGCTATGTACTTTATAATGACATCACACAACACCAGTGGAAATCTGCCTACACTAAGGAGCCATTGGACGCTAGCAACCTTGTAGGCAGGTGCCGGGTTCCATATCTTGCATTCCAACCCCCTACTATGCTCCGAATTCTGCAAGGCACTGGGGCCCTCTCCCTCAGCCTAGTGCAGGATGCCTTTGGCTGGCATGTGCACTTTCCCATGTCCAGGCATGTGCAGTGGAGGCCCAAGCCAGCTGCTAGTTGACGCAggggcagcagaagcagcagatggTCCTGCAGGGGTTCTTCTTCTTGTACTGCACCGCCTTGCGCACCTGCGCCTTGGCCTCGCCGGTGTAGTCGAGGGTCTTCTGCACGTTGAGCTCGATGACGTTCAGCGTGTCCGCCTGCTTCTCCACCAGCACTGCCATCTGCAGGAAGAGCTCATGCACGTCGCGAATGCGACCCTCCAGGCGCAGGAGCTCGCGGTGGCGGCTCTCGATCTCGTTGAGCGCCGCCCGCGCGCCCTTCACGTCCGCCAGCAGGTTCTCGGAGAATACATCCCACTTGCCCTGCTCGAACATGTCCTCGATCTGCTCGCCCGACACGTCTTTGCCCATGATCTCCAGCTGCCGCTGGATGCGGATCTTGCAGTTGTCGCGTTGTTTCATCTCGGCCTGGTTATACTCATACATGGCCTGCTGGAAGGCGCGGGCCAGCGCGCTGTACTGTGCGTGTGAGATGCGTGCCACCGCCGAGTGCGCGCCGTGCTGAGCCTCTGCCTGTTCGCTCATCTCCTTCATGGAGCGCAGCTTCTGGTGGATGCCCTCGCCCCGGGTCTTGATGGCCTTGGCGATGGAGTTGGTGTCTCGCTTAATGCTACTGAGGCGCCTCATGGAGGTGAGGAAGCGAACGTTCTGCCTCCCCAGGCGCCTCACGTCGATCAGAAGCAGTTGGTTTTCatcctggatgtcctggatgACCCGGTACAAGGACTCCAGGATGTGGTCGGTCTCGAACACGATGTCCTCCTGGGGAGCGTCAAAGTCATCGTCCCCATCTGGGAATTGCTGGTCATAGCTCCTGGACAATTCCTGAAGCTCTGCAAGCCGATCCTTCATTTTGCCTACAACAGAAACAGTTGATAGGATCCTTTAAATGACAGTCAGGTTTGTGCATTCAGAGGAGTTGAAGGTCACAGTAACGAATTTGCTCTGATGCCCAGTGCTCTTACTCCCTTTTCTGTGCCTGCATTAAAGCGGCAAAAGGCCCAGTGATATTTTACTTAGACGTAAATACTGTGAGGCAGACCCTTGGTCATGTCCCACAGCCTCTACACATCTGCAGTTCAGCATCACAGGCAGCTCTAATTCAATCAGCAATTTAAAAATTTAGATTTGGGAAACAATTTCTTTTGTTCCCTTTTGTTTCTCCATCATGAATCGGGCAGGCATAAGGGGGAAAAAACCAGAAAGGTTTGCAAATTTTTTCAATAAAGACAGCACACACGGCTTTGAGAAAGACACTAAACACTCTATTCTGTGGCCACTTGTCACTAGCAAACACATCCTCCTGTACATAGAAACAACTTATTTCGTCTATGTGGTGGTCATACCTTTAATCACAGTacgagagaggcagaggcaggtggatgtcagtaatttggaggccagtctggtccacacagtgagttccatacagccagggctacacaaagagaccttgtctcaaaaccaaacaaagttAAGTTGGCTTTATGTATTTGTCTCTTTAAAATGTTGTCCTGTCATGAGGTGGGGCTCGGGCGCTTAAGGCGAGGTTCTGCTCTCGCTAAGCACCTGTGCTTAGTTCTGAGCACTCTGTCTGCTGCGTTAACCAGCCAGGCTATTCAAATCAGAGAGCGTTAGCTTCAGCCAGCACTCAggcaagcagacacacacacacacacacacacacacacacacacacacacacacacacacacacacacacacacaccaaacaaaaaatgaaggaaaaaaaaccccttAATAGCTGAGCATGCCGGTACATGCCTGTGCTCCAAAGGCAAAGACTGGCAGATGTCTGCAAACTTGAGACAAGTCTGttttacatactgagttccacACTAGCCAGGGATACAAAATAACTACGTCTCAAAAGaactaagtaaataaacaaaccgGTGAGTTAAACAAATGCTGTAAAgggctggggaggaggctcaGAGAGCCCTGATCCCCCAACAGCTGTACTATAAACTGGATGTGGCCACATGGTAATCCCGGCCTTGGGATTATAGACAGGAGGACCTCCAGGGTTTGTTGGCCATCCAGTCAATCTCACCGAACCAGGGAGCTCAAGCCAGCgatagactctgtctcaaaggacaTAAGGCAGAGGGTGGGAGGGTGATTTAAGAAGACATGCATAAACTCATGTACGTGCATGCTCCCACACAGGTGCTCGCACgcccgcgcgcacacacacacacacacacacacacacacacacacacgacacacgaCACACAGGCACGCAGACAAACGCTTTGAAGCAAAATAACAGAATAAAGGCAACCCTCATACGGTGTAACAAAACAGAATTTGGACATTGATGTCAGGCGCAaagggaggccgaggcaggatgAACACCGGACCCTGTGAGTTCTAGCACAGCTGGGGCAATACAACCAAACCCCATTGGGGGAAAAGGGTGAGATCTTTTCACTGCTCGCCCCCGCCCCATATCGTTTTCTAGTGGTAATCATTGTTAACACTTTTCACAATTAAAAATCATTTGTACCAAAAATTTGAACCATACATGTTGTCTTACAGCAATAGTATAACACGGTCTCATTTACCCGTCATGCAACCTTGGCTCCCTTTTGCAAGGTTGGTACAAATAGTGTTTCCTATGTGCACACATTTTCAGTGAATTGAAAATGTGAAGTTGGGACTCATACATGGAACTTATACATGGTACTTATACATGGTACTCATACATGGTTCTTATACATGGTACTCATACATGGTACTTATACATGGAACTCATACATAGTACTTATATATGGAACTTACACATAGTGCTTTCTGGCTAGAAAGAGCCTGTTCCCACTACCTAGTCTGCGGCAAAGGCCCTACATGAGTGAATGCGATCTCAAAGGCTTCCTTCAGGTTGCAGTAATTAGTGCTGTGCGGCAGGACCAATGGACAGAGCATCTCTGGTTTGTTGATTATGGAGAAGAATGGCGACCACTGGCTGTGACTTCCTAGCTGCCGAGATGATTATTTACATAAGCTAAGCAGAAATCCTTGTCTGCAAGGATTCAGTGTAAGTTTTAATATAGCAAAATCCCCTGCTTAAAATGCAATTTCTACTCTTTGGAGGGGCAAAAATCAATACTGGACTTTCTCTGTGACAGCAAATGTCATCCTCCTAGCAAAATAATTGACTGCGCCTTAAAAAGACGCAGCCTGGGGACAGACTTGAGGAGAATTAGAAGGCCGATAATGAGCTAAGACACTTGTAGTTCTGATTACTTTAAATTGATTTTAACTGATGTTATCGTCTATGTCTGACCACTAGGTTGACACTCTTGTGTTTTCCAAGGAAGTATGCTACCTAGCTAGCACAGAGCGGGAGCCACACCCCTCTGCTTAAATTAGTATTCAGTGGATTCTACTCTCCCGAGAGTGGATAAACGAAATAGATGCATTTAGATGAACAGAGCATAGATGTTTTCCTTGCATCTTGGCCAAGCCTTGCAGAGCGCTTTACTGGCAGGTAACTGTTGGCAAATGAAAAGAATCCCACGTATCAGGTTTCTAGGACTCTGCCCAAAGCTGTAAAGGAGCTGTGCGTGAAGATCACCTCATTCTCagcacagagagagaagcagggtcCAAAGCACCTGGAAGATGGTTCGGGGATCTAACGACCTGACACCATAGGTCCTCTGTCAGTAAAGAGCTAAGATCACTTGAAGGCACGCGTCTCTAATCTGTACAGAAGGCAGAGGGAACACTCAGACGCTTTTGAGGGAActttcccagtcc is part of the Rattus norvegicus strain BN/NHsdMcwi chromosome 1, GRCr8, whole genome shotgun sequence genome and harbors:
- the Stx11 gene encoding syntaxin-11 isoform X1 translates to MKDRLAELQELSRSYDQQFPDGDDDFDAPQEDIVFETDHILESLYRVIQDIQDENQLLLIDVRRLGRQNVRFLTSMRRLSSIKRDTNSIAKAIKTRGEGIHQKLRSMKEMSEQAEAQHGAHSAVARISHAQYSALARAFQQAMYEYNQAEMKQRDNCKIRIQRQLEIMGKDVSGEQIEDMFEQGKWDVFSENLLADVKGARAALNEIESRHRELLRLEGRIRDVHELFLQMAVLVEKQADTLNVIELNVQKTLDYTGEAKAQVRKAVQYKKKNPCRTICCFCCPCVN